The following proteins come from a genomic window of Aquimarina sp. MAR_2010_214:
- a CDS encoding DegT/DnrJ/EryC1/StrS aminotransferase family protein, with the protein MKKIQMVDLKGQYEQIKEHIDSSVLDVIQSTAFINGPEVHSFQKELEDYLGVKHVIPCANGTDALQIAMMGLGLKPGDEVITADFTFAATVEVIALLQLTPVLVDVEPDSFNIDPEAIKKAITPKTKAIVPVHLFGQSANMDAIMAIAKEHDLYVIEDNAQGIGGSYHSKDGNTSKSGTIGHVASTSFFPSKNLGCYGDGGAIFTNDDDLAHTLRGVVNHGMYKRYHHDVVGVNSRLDSIQAAVLRIKLPNLDRYNSARREAAKKYTAAFADQEHIITPTIIDKEDTHVFHQYTLRVIDVDRDALAKHLNDNGIPCGVYYPIPLHSQKAYQDERYNEADFPITNQLIKEVISLPMHTELDDEQIGFITKTVIDFVGKSVTI; encoded by the coding sequence ATGAAGAAGATACAAATGGTTGACCTTAAGGGTCAATATGAACAAATCAAAGAACATATAGATTCATCTGTTCTTGATGTTATACAATCCACAGCTTTTATTAATGGTCCTGAAGTACATAGTTTTCAAAAAGAACTAGAGGATTATCTTGGAGTAAAACATGTCATCCCTTGTGCTAATGGTACAGATGCATTACAGATTGCAATGATGGGATTAGGCCTAAAACCTGGGGATGAAGTAATTACTGCGGATTTTACTTTTGCTGCAACAGTAGAAGTAATTGCATTGTTACAACTTACTCCTGTTCTGGTAGATGTAGAACCTGATTCTTTTAATATTGATCCCGAAGCCATAAAAAAAGCAATTACTCCAAAAACGAAGGCTATTGTACCTGTACATCTATTTGGACAATCTGCCAATATGGATGCTATTATGGCTATCGCCAAAGAGCATGATTTATATGTAATCGAAGATAATGCTCAAGGTATTGGAGGAAGTTATCATTCTAAAGACGGAAATACTTCAAAATCCGGAACCATAGGTCATGTAGCGTCTACTTCTTTTTTCCCTTCTAAAAACTTAGGGTGTTATGGAGATGGTGGTGCTATCTTTACTAATGATGATGATCTGGCACATACCCTACGTGGAGTAGTAAATCATGGAATGTATAAGAGATATCATCATGATGTTGTGGGGGTAAATTCTCGTTTAGATTCGATACAAGCTGCAGTACTAAGGATAAAGCTTCCTAATTTGGATCGCTATAATAGTGCCCGACGAGAGGCAGCAAAAAAATATACAGCGGCTTTTGCCGATCAGGAACATATCATTACTCCAACTATTATTGACAAAGAAGACACTCATGTGTTTCATCAATATACACTTAGAGTAATCGATGTAGATCGTGATGCTCTGGCTAAACATTTAAATGATAATGGAATTCCTTGTGGTGTTTATTACCCTATCCCTCTGCACAGTCAAAAAGCATATCAGGATGAACGCTATAACGAAGCTGATTTTCCTATAACCAATCAATTAATCAAAGAAGTCATTTCTTTACCAATGCATACAGAATTAGATGATGAACAAATTGGTTTTATCACTAAAACTGTTATTGATTTTGTAGGCAAATCTGTAACCATCTGA
- a CDS encoding 3-deoxy-D-manno-octulosonic acid transferase, with protein sequence MNILYNIFIAIFSGVLPIIGLLSPKLKLFVNGRKTVFETLEKYFPSQDRVIWFHCASLGEYEQGVPVMEALKKKHPDHKIVVTFFSPSGYEAKKNSALADIIVYLPMDTNANAIRFIQLVKPELAVFVKYEFWPNYLKILQSKNIPAVFISATFREDQAFFKWYGGFMRKTLQTIDHFFVQDKISQTLIEKQGFTNVTLSGDTRFDRVSHQIEMDNHVGFISDFINERLCIVIGSSWPEDEEIFIEYINDAPNEICFIVAPHEIKDSSANALKQKIKKKTVLYSEKEGIVLKDQQVFIMNTIGYLSRIYSYGDIAYVGGAMGTGGLHNILEPATFGIPIIIGKNFEKFREAKQLQKLAGLFSVSSANEFSQILNKLVEDKKLREKTGMISGHFINSNTGATGMIMAYLNKKIN encoded by the coding sequence TTGAACATTTTATATAACATCTTTATTGCAATATTTAGTGGCGTACTTCCTATAATAGGTTTGTTAAGCCCTAAGCTTAAATTATTTGTTAATGGAAGGAAAACAGTTTTTGAAACTCTTGAGAAATATTTTCCTTCTCAAGATCGTGTTATCTGGTTTCATTGTGCATCTTTAGGAGAATATGAGCAAGGTGTTCCTGTAATGGAGGCCCTAAAGAAAAAGCATCCTGATCATAAAATAGTAGTCACTTTTTTTTCCCCGTCAGGTTATGAAGCCAAGAAGAACAGTGCTTTGGCTGATATTATTGTGTATCTACCTATGGATACAAATGCAAATGCCATTCGGTTTATACAACTTGTAAAACCCGAACTTGCTGTCTTTGTAAAATATGAGTTTTGGCCTAATTACCTGAAAATATTACAAAGCAAAAATATTCCAGCAGTATTTATATCTGCAACATTTAGAGAAGATCAGGCATTTTTTAAATGGTATGGTGGTTTTATGAGAAAAACTTTGCAGACCATAGATCACTTTTTTGTTCAGGATAAAATATCCCAAACACTAATAGAAAAACAAGGTTTTACTAATGTTACTTTGAGTGGAGATACACGTTTTGATCGGGTGTCTCATCAAATAGAAATGGATAATCATGTTGGTTTTATTTCAGATTTCATTAATGAGCGACTTTGTATAGTGATAGGAAGCTCATGGCCAGAAGATGAAGAAATTTTTATAGAGTATATAAACGATGCTCCTAATGAGATTTGTTTTATTGTTGCTCCTCACGAAATAAAAGATAGTAGCGCAAATGCATTGAAACAAAAGATCAAAAAGAAAACCGTTTTATATTCTGAAAAAGAAGGAATAGTGCTAAAAGATCAACAGGTATTTATTATGAATACTATTGGGTATTTATCTCGAATATATAGTTATGGCGATATAGCATATGTAGGTGGAGCTATGGGAACGGGGGGATTACATAATATTTTAGAGCCGGCAACTTTTGGAATCCCAATCATTATTGGTAAGAATTTTGAAAAATTTAGAGAGGCTAAGCAACTTCAGAAATTGGCAGGCTTATTTTCGGTTTCGAGTGCGAATGAATTTAGCCAAATACTAAATAAACTTGTCGAGGATAAAAAACTTAGAGAAAAAACAGGAATGATTTCTGGACATTTTATCAATAGTAATACAGGGGCTACTGGAATGATTATGGCGTATTTAAATAAGAAAATTAATTAG
- a CDS encoding DUF2461 domain-containing protein codes for MDFNALFRFLQDLQANNHKEWMDANRKQYQTIRKSFIQWLDELDAKLATIDPNYYPTSGKKGINRINNNLLFHPNKPVYKDHFAAGLDQRTKQGDFYIQIGVNECELAGGYWRPENKMLNSIREAIDYNGDELIKVLNKKSFKQTFGGMYLDKDKLKTTPKGYPSDHEYIDLLRHRTFAVIHPLTKEDILREDFMDKVITVYKEMLPFRRYFNQAVTV; via the coding sequence ATGGATTTTAATGCACTCTTTCGGTTTCTACAGGATTTACAGGCCAATAATCATAAAGAATGGATGGATGCTAACAGAAAACAGTATCAAACTATTCGCAAGTCATTTATTCAATGGCTAGATGAATTGGATGCAAAATTAGCTACAATCGACCCCAATTACTATCCTACATCAGGTAAAAAAGGAATTAATCGTATTAATAACAACTTACTTTTTCATCCTAATAAGCCTGTATATAAGGATCATTTTGCTGCAGGATTGGATCAACGTACCAAGCAAGGTGATTTTTATATCCAAATTGGGGTTAACGAGTGCGAATTGGCTGGTGGTTATTGGAGACCAGAGAACAAAATGCTGAATAGTATTCGAGAAGCGATTGATTATAATGGAGATGAATTAATCAAGGTTTTAAACAAAAAAAGCTTTAAACAGACCTTTGGAGGAATGTACCTGGATAAAGATAAACTAAAAACTACTCCCAAAGGCTATCCTTCTGATCATGAATATATCGATCTGCTACGCCATAGAACATTTGCTGTAATACATCCTTTAACCAAAGAAGATATTCTTAGAGAAGATTTTATGGACAAGGTGATTACTGTATACAAAGAAATGCTTCCGTTTAGACGATATTTTAATCAGGCTGTCACTGTGTAG
- a CDS encoding deoxynucleoside kinase has translation MHIAIAGNIGAGKTTLTRLLAKHYKWEAHFEDVLENPYLEDFYNKMERWSFNLQIYFLNSRFRQILDIRESGKDIIQDRTIYEDAYIFAPNLHAMGLMTNRDFENYRSLFDLMENVVEGPDLLIYLRSSIPNLVNQIHKRGREYENTISIDYLSRLNERYEAWAHNYDKGNLLIVDVDNVNFVDNPEDLGSIINRIDAELNGLF, from the coding sequence ATGCATATAGCAATAGCTGGAAATATCGGCGCCGGAAAAACAACATTGACCCGATTACTTGCTAAACATTATAAATGGGAAGCTCATTTTGAAGATGTATTAGAGAACCCTTACCTAGAGGATTTTTATAATAAAATGGAGCGTTGGTCTTTTAACCTTCAGATTTATTTCCTTAATAGTCGTTTTAGACAGATATTAGATATTCGTGAAAGCGGAAAAGATATTATCCAGGATAGAACGATCTATGAAGATGCTTATATTTTTGCTCCAAACTTACATGCAATGGGGCTTATGACCAATCGTGATTTTGAAAACTACAGATCACTTTTTGATCTTATGGAAAATGTAGTCGAAGGTCCTGATTTATTGATTTACCTTAGAAGTAGTATTCCAAATCTGGTCAATCAGATTCATAAACGTGGACGTGAATATGAAAATACAATTAGTATTGATTATCTAAGTAGACTTAATGAACGATATGAGGCATGGGCACATAATTATGATAAAGGCAATCTTCTTATTGTAGATGTAGACAATGTCAATTTTGTGGATAATCCAGAAGATCTGGGGAGTATTATAAATCGAATCGATGCAGAGTTAAACGGGTTATTCTAA
- a CDS encoding DUF302 domain-containing protein, translating into MTTYKILGVSLLIVIMSCNQNQNDTSKDVQTNSQQKMEIIKAQGVITKVSSKNFEDTYNTLVEIITNNPNLKIVAQLDHQANAASVDLELNPTRVIMFGNPKLGTPLMQNSQITGLDLPQKILIWQDDKGVVNVSYNDPGFLKLRHEINGKDDVLAIISKALDNLSKGATGV; encoded by the coding sequence ATGACAACATATAAAATATTGGGAGTTTCATTGCTAATAGTGATAATGTCATGTAATCAAAATCAAAACGATACGTCCAAAGATGTACAAACGAATTCACAACAAAAAATGGAAATTATCAAAGCGCAGGGTGTAATTACAAAAGTTAGTTCTAAAAACTTTGAAGATACTTATAATACATTAGTAGAAATCATTACGAATAATCCGAACCTAAAGATTGTAGCACAATTGGATCATCAAGCAAATGCGGCATCAGTAGATCTAGAATTAAATCCAACACGAGTAATTATGTTTGGTAATCCTAAATTGGGAACTCCTTTGATGCAGAATTCTCAAATTACAGGATTAGATCTTCCGCAAAAGATTCTAATATGGCAAGATGATAAAGGTGTTGTTAATGTTTCATACAATGATCCCGGGTTTTTAAAACTTCGTCATGAGATTAATGGTAAAGATGATGTCTTAGCCATCATTTCTAAAGCTTTAGATAATCTTTCAAAAGGAGCTACAGGAGTATGA